The genomic segment GGACCTGGCCGCCGAGGACACCAGCTGGGCACAGCGACTGCGGGCCCGGGCCCGGCTGTGGCGGGTCGACCTCGCGCGGTGGCGTGGCCGGTTCGTCCTGGCGGGGGCGGTGCTGGTGCTGGGAGTGTGCATCGGTCTGGTCGGCGTGCTGTGGGGCCCGGCCCCGGTGGTGGCGGTCGGTGGCGTCGTCGCCGTGCTGGCCGGGTTTCCCATCGTCGGCTGGCTCGTGGCGGCCTGGCAGGCGGTCAGCGGGCTCGACCAGCGGCGTGTCAACGAACTGGAGCAACAGGCGCGGGACACCCGGATGCAGCTGGCCACGCTCGACGCCGCGCAGCGGCTGGCGGTCGTGATCGAGCAGGCCCGGTCGGGCGCCTACGACCAGTATCGCGGGCTGCTCGGCCAGGTCCACGCCGACCTGCGCCAGCTCAGCGACAGCGCGCGGCGGGCCTTCGCCGAGTGGACGAGGGCCGGCTCCCGGGGCAGGCCTCCGTTGGAGCGGGTCATCCTCTACATCGACGACCTCGACCGCTGTTCGCCTCGCAGGGTGGTCGACGTTCTCGCCGCGGTGCACATGCTGCTGGCGCTTCCGCTGTTCGTCGTGGTGGTCGCCGTGGATCCCCGGTGGCTTCGGCGCTGCCTCGAGCAGTACTACGCCGAGATCTTCGCCGGGAACGCGGACGCCGCCGGCGGCGCGACACCGTTCGACTACCTGGACAAGATCTTCCAGGTGGTCTTCGCGCTGCGGCCGATGGGGGCCGAGGCCGACCGCTACGTGGAGTGGCTCGTGCCGACGGCCGCCGAGAACGAACGCCCCCGGCGCCGGGAAGCCGAACCGCCTGAGGCCAGGCCGCGCCCCGGTTCCGGGGAGCCCGACCGGCCCGGGCCGGGACGCACCGGGCGGGCGGCCACACCCGGCGGGATGCCGCCCCAGCCGGACCAGCTGCGGCTGCGCCCCCAGGAGCTGCGGTTCGTCCAGCGGCTACGCCCGATGCTGGAGACACCGCGCGCGCTGAAACGGTTCGTCAACCTGTACCGCCTGGTGCGCGCGGGAATTCCCGACAACGAGCTCGACGACTTCATCGGCATCGACGAAAACGGCCCCTACCAGGCGGTGCTCGTACTGCTCGCGGTACTCGTGGCCGATCCGGAAGGCGGCCGGACCCTGATAAAGGCGCTACACGGACAAGTCGACGGGACCGGTATCCACGAGCTGATCGAGGAGCTGTCCCGCCGCGAACAGCCCTGGCGGGTACACGACATCTGGGCGCGTCTGCTGGCTCTGCTGGGAGACGGGAATTCCGTACACAGTAGTCTTCCCACCTACCGGCGCTGGGCGGGAACGACGGCGCGGTTCAGTTTCGAGACCTGGGATCTGACCGAGCCCCGCTGACCATCAGGAGGCGACCGTGTTCGGCGGACGGGCACACCGGTTCTTCCGCCGCCGTCACGCACTCGGCGGTCTGGTCGGCGTCGTCCTCGTCGCGGCGACCGCGGTGGCGCCGCGCGTCGCGGTCGGCGGCCACGGCCCGGCCGACTGCGACCGCACGGAGACGATCCGGGTCACCTCGTCCACGGAGAAGGCCGGCGTCATGGCGCAGCTCGTCGACCGGTACAACGACGCGGGGCGCGCCGTGGCCGGCCTGTGCGGGCACGTCCAGCTCAGCGCCCGCACCTCCGGGGCGACGAAGAACGACCTCGCCGAAGGCATGAAGGACCCACCGCAGGTGTGGCTGCCGACGTCGTCGATGTGGACGAGCCTGCTCGCGCAGGAGGGGCACGGCGACCTCCTGGTGCCCGAGCCCGCGCACCGGTCGGTGACCCGGAGCATGCTCGTCATCGCGATGCCACAACCGGTGGCCGAGACGCTGGCGCAGCACGGCGCCCCGCTCGCCACCTGGAAGGACGTGCTCGACCTGGCGCAGAAGGGCTGGTCCGCCTACGGCCGATCGGAATGGGGGAAGTTCGTGCTCGGCCGGGACAACGCGGAGACGTCGACCTCAGGGCTGGCCGCCACGGTCGCCACCTATCTCGCCGCCGCCCACGCGACCGGAACCGCGACCACACCCACCTCCGACTGGCTCAACGATCCGGACGTCGTCGGTTTCGTGCACGGAATCGAGTCGTCGGTTTCGCGGTACGGCGACGAGGCGGTGCTGTTCATGCAGCAGATCTACGACGCCGAGCAAAAACAGGACGATGCCGCCTACCGGCCGTATGTCGACGCGATAGTCATCCAGGAGCAGATGGTCTACCTGTACAACCGAGGCGCGCCCGGCGGCGATCCGGCCCAGATGAGCGATGAGCGCCAGCCACGCCGTCCGCTTCGGGTGGTGTATCCGCAGGACGGCACGCTCGAGCTCGATCACCCGTTCGTCGTGCTGGCCTCGGCGACGCCGACGCAGCGCCGCGTCGCGGAGGACTTCTACCGTTTCCTGGTCGAGGACGACCAGCAGCGGCTGTTCGCCGACGTCGGTTTCCGCCCGCTGCCCGCCAGCTCCACCGAGAACGACGAGCACGACAAGCCCGACGAGCACGATGGGCAGTCCACGGCCACCCGGCCGACCGAGCAGCTCGTACGGACGCTCGGCATACCGGCGGATCAGGCGCCGGCGCTCGTGCCGGTCCCCGACGGCAAGCTGCTCGCGGCAATGCTCGAGAACTGGGACCGGGTACGGCGCAAGGCCCGGGTGCTGCTGCTGCTCGATGTGTCGGGCTCGATGAACGAACCTGTCGACGACCCGGACAAGGCCGTCGACGCGACGAAGCTGCAGCTGATGATCCCAGCCGCCGAACGTGCGCTCAAGCTGCTCGACGACGATGACGAGGTGGGCCTGTGGACGTTCTCCTCAGGCCCGGCCTACACCGAGGTCGTGCCGGTGTCACCGGTCGGCACGGTCCGCGCCGCGCTGCAGGAGCGGCTGCGGGGACTGCGGGCACGCGGGGACACCGCCCTGTTCGAGGCCACCCAGCGGGCCAGCGAGATGATGACGGCGAACGCGGACCCGGAGCGCATCAACGCCATCGTGCTGCTCAGCGACGGGCAGAACACCGAGCGATACCCCGGTGACGCGAAGGCGCTGCTGGCCGCCCTGGACCCGGGCACCTCGGACACGCCCGTCCGGATCTTCACCGTCCCCTACGGCCGGGCCGACAACGCCGACGTCGGCACGCTCGCGGAGATCGCGCGCCTGACCCGGGCGGCCCAGTACGACGCCCGCAACCCGCTGGACATCGACGCGGCTTTCGTCCGGGTCTTCCGGAACTTCGGCTGAACGGTGGCGCTTCCACAGCGGTTCCAGGATCCGGTCGGGGTCGGCGAGGCCGTCGTGCTCGGACTCGGCGCGTTCGTGGCCGGGCTGGTCGGGCCGTGGCCGTGGCTGGCCGGTGTGGCCGGGCCGGTGACGGCGGCCCTCGTCCTGATCACGGCTACCCGACGCGGCCCGCAGCCGCCGCCCCCTCCTCCGCAGCCGCACCCGCTGGGAGCGGCGGACGCCGTCCGGCTGGTGCGGGAGTGGAGGGAGGACCTGGGAGCAGACCATCCCGCCCGCTCCCGCGCCGACGAGGTGTGCGAGCTGGCCGACACGGTCGAGTTGCTGATCCTGCGGCGGGAACACGTGATCGCCGGTATCGAGGAGGCCGCGGCGCGGGAGGCGATGGCCCGCGACCTGAGCCTGGACATCGCATACCTCACGCGCTTTCTGGACAGCTTCTACGTCTCCAGAGGGATCGCTCCGACGAGAACGGTCCACTGGGACGAGCTTCGGGAGCGCTTCAACCGGGTGCACGGCATGCTCCACAACGATCCCGATCTTTGACCCGCACGTCCCAGCGGGCACGGCCACTCGGCACGCGGCCGTGCCTGCACGCCCGGCTGTGTGCCCGCGGGGTATCCGGGAAGCATCCGAGGGAGGAGCTGCGCGGAGGAGAGGGCCGTGGCGGAGTACGGGGATCGCGGTGGCACGGGGGCACCGCCGTGCTCGGTTCGTCCCGAGCTGGACTCGAAACCGGAGCCGGACCCGGAGCGTTGGCCTGGCCTGGAACCTGTGACCGAGCTGGAACCGGTGCCGGCGGCCGTGGCCGGGTTACTGGCGACTGCCCGCGGCTGCCTCGAAGTGGATGTCTGCTGGCTGTCCCGGCTGATCGGCGGGACCCAGGTGATCGAGGCCTGCAGTGGGGACGCGGCCTCGTTCGGCGTTCGCCCCGGCTCGACCGTCCGCTACGGCGACCGGCGGCACTCGCGCGGGCACACCGGCCACCGGCCCGCACCGGCCGGTCAGACGGGGCCGAGCACAGGCACAGGCACGACGGTTGCCGAGGGTCAGGTCTCCGGGCGGCTCGGAGCGGGTTCGTACCTCGGGGTCCCGGTGGTGCTGGCGGACGGGCGACCGTACGGGATGCTGTGCTGCCTGAGCCACGACCGCGCCCTCACCGCACGTGGCCGCCAGGCGCGGTCCCTGATCCTGCTCGCCGGCGTGCTCGCCGAGTCGCTTTCCTGCCAGCGGCCGGACCTGGAGGCACGGCGCGGGCGGTTCCGGCAGCTGATCGACAACGGCGGTCCCCGGATGACGTTCCAGCCGGTCTTCGAGCTGCCGTCGATGGACTGCATGGGAGCGGAGGCGCTGGCGCGGTTCCCCCCGGATTTCGGTGGCCCTGAGCGTTGCTTCGCGGAGGCCGCCGAGCTGGGTCTGGACCTCGCTCTCGAGGTGTCCGCGATCAGGGTGGCGCTGCGCGCCCTGCCACGGCTCGCACCCGAGTTCGGCCTCGGCATCAACGCGTCTCCGACCACGGTCGTCTCCGGGGAGATCGCCAAGGTGATCGCCGACGTCCCCGCCGAGCGCCTCGTTCTCGAGATCACCGAGCACGACCGCATCGACGACTACCCGGCGATGGACCGCGCTCTCGATGTCCTGCGCCGGGAGGGTGTCCGGGTCGCCGTGGACGACGTCGGCCGCGGCTCCGCGGGCCTGCGTCACCTCGTACACCTGCGGCCGGACTTCATCAAGATGGACCGCTGCCTCACCCAGCACATCGACGTCGATCCGGCCCGACGCGCACTCGCGACCGCGCTCGTGAGCTTCGCGCGGGAGACCGACGGGCTGGTCCTCGCCGAAGGTGTCGAGACCGCCGCGGAGCTCGACGTGCTGATCGGCGCCGGCGTTCACCAGGCCCAGGGCCACTACCTCGCACCCCCGGGACCGCTCCCCCTACCCCCGAACGCCGATCAGACCCCTCCGGTGGCCAAGGCGTCACCGTCGGGCCCGGTCCGAGGATCGTAGCGAGGAGAACGCTGCCTGCAGACCCATCCATCATCATCGTCGTCTCAGCCGAACGCAGCCCACTCAAGATCACAAACCAGGACGCCGGCGCCGCCCTGTGATCTGACCCGAAACCGGGCGGCTGGGCGTCTTTCCGCCCCGTACGGATCCCCCTCACCCCAGCGAAAGACGCCGGGTTGGGTGTCAGTTACGAAGCGAGCGCAACTTCGGATTCCATGGTCGGTCAATTAGGGAAAGGCGGCGGCTCGGAGGGGCGATACCCGCCTTTGACCGACCGATCGATCTGCTGGGCCAGGTAGCTTCGGGCGCCCTCGACGTCCTTCTTGAACGGCACCAGGTCGATGTAGCGGATCCCGCCGAGCAGGCCATCGGGTTCGCATTCTTCGACCCTGACAGGGATCAGTCTGCGGTCCAGGCCACCGCGGTCTCGGTTGAACGCGGTTCTCCAGGAGGCCTGGACCATGTCCGACGTCAG from the Parafrankia irregularis genome contains:
- a CDS encoding EAL domain-containing protein, with product MAEYGDRGGTGAPPCSVRPELDSKPEPDPERWPGLEPVTELEPVPAAVAGLLATARGCLEVDVCWLSRLIGGTQVIEACSGDAASFGVRPGSTVRYGDRRHSRGHTGHRPAPAGQTGPSTGTGTTVAEGQVSGRLGAGSYLGVPVVLADGRPYGMLCCLSHDRALTARGRQARSLILLAGVLAESLSCQRPDLEARRGRFRQLIDNGGPRMTFQPVFELPSMDCMGAEALARFPPDFGGPERCFAEAAELGLDLALEVSAIRVALRALPRLAPEFGLGINASPTTVVSGEIAKVIADVPAERLVLEITEHDRIDDYPAMDRALDVLRREGVRVAVDDVGRGSAGLRHLVHLRPDFIKMDRCLTQHIDVDPARRALATALVSFARETDGLVLAEGVETAAELDVLIGAGVHQAQGHYLAPPGPLPLPPNADQTPPVAKASPSGPVRGS
- a CDS encoding vWA domain-containing protein, with product MFGGRAHRFFRRRHALGGLVGVVLVAATAVAPRVAVGGHGPADCDRTETIRVTSSTEKAGVMAQLVDRYNDAGRAVAGLCGHVQLSARTSGATKNDLAEGMKDPPQVWLPTSSMWTSLLAQEGHGDLLVPEPAHRSVTRSMLVIAMPQPVAETLAQHGAPLATWKDVLDLAQKGWSAYGRSEWGKFVLGRDNAETSTSGLAATVATYLAAAHATGTATTPTSDWLNDPDVVGFVHGIESSVSRYGDEAVLFMQQIYDAEQKQDDAAYRPYVDAIVIQEQMVYLYNRGAPGGDPAQMSDERQPRRPLRVVYPQDGTLELDHPFVVLASATPTQRRVAEDFYRFLVEDDQQRLFADVGFRPLPASSTENDEHDKPDEHDGQSTATRPTEQLVRTLGIPADQAPALVPVPDGKLLAAMLENWDRVRRKARVLLLLDVSGSMNEPVDDPDKAVDATKLQLMIPAAERALKLLDDDDEVGLWTFSSGPAYTEVVPVSPVGTVRAALQERLRGLRARGDTALFEATQRASEMMTANADPERINAIVLLSDGQNTERYPGDAKALLAALDPGTSDTPVRIFTVPYGRADNADVGTLAEIARLTRAAQYDARNPLDIDAAFVRVFRNFG
- a CDS encoding P-loop NTPase fold protein is translated as MTTPADFFAGHEGAVRAIAVFPDGRRIVTGGADSRIRVWDLPSGRLLTEHTAHTGPVLAVAVDEQCQVISSDQRKTVVWASEPAAASSAAPSSVPYPRRVAETAVSPRGDTVVSIDTGQDVVIQPPGTGSWPSGHRRVDSIAVSDGGQVVTGGSEPIVRVTDLHGAELRRLDGAAHSSVAVAASHDGSHIAVAFEEAVKYWDVANSATAFDLAGCEDAVALAVTPDGRQIVAGDVRGGIWVWNAEQPGQAPVRLRGHDKAVRAFAVTPDNKRLVSGADDGTIRLWDLATGARITPGTAPGPLPGHVSDQESALDLLGFATDVESMAALLADRSTEPPLAIALLGRWGSGKSSFARQLHDRVAALAEQSSRSAARSIFATNIRQVRFDAWHYNDDHLWVGMAEHLFAGLVEPEPSDTEQIRARREVLRDRLRAFEDLAAEDTSWAQRLRARARLWRVDLARWRGRFVLAGAVLVLGVCIGLVGVLWGPAPVVAVGGVVAVLAGFPIVGWLVAAWQAVSGLDQRRVNELEQQARDTRMQLATLDAAQRLAVVIEQARSGAYDQYRGLLGQVHADLRQLSDSARRAFAEWTRAGSRGRPPLERVILYIDDLDRCSPRRVVDVLAAVHMLLALPLFVVVVAVDPRWLRRCLEQYYAEIFAGNADAAGGATPFDYLDKIFQVVFALRPMGAEADRYVEWLVPTAAENERPRRREAEPPEARPRPGSGEPDRPGPGRTGRAATPGGMPPQPDQLRLRPQELRFVQRLRPMLETPRALKRFVNLYRLVRAGIPDNELDDFIGIDENGPYQAVLVLLAVLVADPEGGRTLIKALHGQVDGTGIHELIEELSRREQPWRVHDIWARLLALLGDGNSVHSSLPTYRRWAGTTARFSFETWDLTEPR